In Danaus plexippus chromosome 6, MEX_DaPlex, whole genome shotgun sequence, a single window of DNA contains:
- the LOC116778140 gene encoding rho GTPase-activating protein conundrum isoform X2, translating to MVVILKYGTAEYVNFFHCEGELETEWLQSAGLASLAAPFQAGLEVSEAQLGEAVRPLPREQAAAVRRRVRRLNRTVRRRRAASRAKKPDIRDVFRDLENSSGSEPRSRSATPDSLDSLPSGGSGSPPTEWADTATPPDFVDSYPVGTHAPLARTPSAPARRIRVSPPGPNAHSPPRPCHELFKPNDLHWADIASNTEGIELLGYQRYGTVQGPRIGKERINGTILKSNDPFIKHTAVSRTKSAASAQQPLSFEHKFNLDRQMLDHEEEWPEVDSTVDIETVSEPQLKKLQPLLWLELTALFDRYSLPFHKRKPPKKKRKEEGAVFGVSLETLLRKDMLLWEETWSSVPAVLRALASALRDRAAQSGLLRVPGNKHKIEALCQLIERQWYEDRSSVESALHRATGHDLAAVFKRLLRSLPQPPLTQELMRLFYQTYTLSGASQGRALNLLVLLLPAEQRATLREVLRLVREIAAMADTNKMNEHNVAMIIAPALFPPSLLIKQSDSLETQLATAANSVHVTEALMRWCDRLWCVPPSLLAASHRKPGPHRRNNHT from the exons AGGGCGAATTAGAGACTGAATGGCTCCAATCAGCTGGGCTGGCGTCCCTGGCGGCGCCCTTCCAGGCCGGGCTGGAGGTGTCCGAGGCTCAGCTCGGAGAGGCCGTCCGACCCCTGCCGAGGGAACAGGCGGCGGCGGTGAGGCGAAGAGTGAGGAGGCTCAATAGAACAGTCAGACGAAGACGGGCTGCCTCTCGAGCCAAGAAACCGGATATACGAGATGTCTTCAGAGACTTGGAG AACTCTAGTGGTAGCGAGCCTCGTTCCCGTAGTGCCACCCCCGATTCTCTGGACTCGCTGCCCAGCGGTGGGTCCGGCTCACCCCCCACTGAGTGGGCAGACACCGCCACGCCTCCAGATTTCGT CGACAGTTACCCAGTGGGAACCCACGCTCCCCTGGCCCGCACGCCTTCAGCCCCGGCCCGTAGAATCCGCGTTTCTCCTCCTGGACCTAACGCTCACTCCCCGCCCAGACCATGCCACGAGCTGTTCAAACCCAATGACCTGCACTGGGCCGACATAGCATCTAATACTG AAGGTATCGAGCTTCTGGGATACCAGAGATATGGAACCGTCCAAGGTCCCAGGATTGGCAAGGAACGTATCAATGGCACCATACTGAAGAGCAACGATCCTTTCAT AAAACATACGGCCGTGTCTCGGACCAAGAGTGCTGCGAGCGCTCAGCAGCCGCTCAGCTTCGAACATAAGTTCAATCTGGACCGACAGATGCTGGACCACGAGGAG gaGTGGCCGGAAGTGGACAGCACAGTCGACATAGAGACGGTCTCCGAGCCTCAGTTGAAGAAGCTGCAGCCGCTGCTGTGGCTGGAGCTGACCGCATTGTTCGACCGGTACTCGCTGCCCTTCCACAAGAGGAAGCCGCCCAAGAAGAAGAGGAAAGAAG AAGGAGCCGTGTTCGGCGTGTCCCTGGAGACGTTACTGAGGAAGGATATGTTATTGTGGGAGGAGACGTGGAGCTCCGTGCCGGCCGTGCTGAGGGCGCTCGCCTCCGCGCTCAGGGACCGCGCCGCACAATCCGGCCTGCTCAGGGTCCCCGGCAACAAGCACAAG ATCGAGGCGCTCTGTCAACTGATCGAGCGTCAGTGGTACGAGGACCGCTCGTCCGTGGAGTCAGCTCTCCACCGCGCCACGGGTCACGACCTCGCCGCCGTCTTCAAGCGTCTCCTGCGCTCCCTGCCCCAGCCGCCGCTCACACAGGAGCTCATGAGACTCTTCTACCAGACATACA CACTGTCGGGCGCCAGTCAAGGCCGCGCGCTGAACCTCCTCGTGCTGCTGCTGCCGGCCGAGCAGCGCGCCACACTCCGCGAGGTGCTGCGCCTGGTGCGGGAGATCGCCGCCATGGCCGACACCAACAAGATGAACGAACACAACGTAGCCATGATCATAGCGCCCGCCCTGTTCCCGCCCAG TCTCCTCATCAAGCAATCGGACAGCCTGGAGACTCAGCTGGCGACGGCGGCCAACAGTGTCCACGTGACGGAGGCTCTGATGCGATGGTGCGACCGTCTGTGGTGCGTACCTCCTTCACTGCTGGCAGCCTCACACCGCAAACCTGGACCCCACAGGAGGAACAATCACACTTGA
- the LOC116778140 gene encoding rho GTPase-activating protein conundrum isoform X1, translating to MIKLESPEVHMSLPRAPDPAALAAYWAEYEDLCRQITTTASNDDDDNHYEEGELETEWLQSAGLASLAAPFQAGLEVSEAQLGEAVRPLPREQAAAVRRRVRRLNRTVRRRRAASRAKKPDIRDVFRDLENSSGSEPRSRSATPDSLDSLPSGGSGSPPTEWADTATPPDFVDSYPVGTHAPLARTPSAPARRIRVSPPGPNAHSPPRPCHELFKPNDLHWADIASNTEGIELLGYQRYGTVQGPRIGKERINGTILKSNDPFIKHTAVSRTKSAASAQQPLSFEHKFNLDRQMLDHEEEWPEVDSTVDIETVSEPQLKKLQPLLWLELTALFDRYSLPFHKRKPPKKKRKEEGAVFGVSLETLLRKDMLLWEETWSSVPAVLRALASALRDRAAQSGLLRVPGNKHKIEALCQLIERQWYEDRSSVESALHRATGHDLAAVFKRLLRSLPQPPLTQELMRLFYQTYTLSGASQGRALNLLVLLLPAEQRATLREVLRLVREIAAMADTNKMNEHNVAMIIAPALFPPSLLIKQSDSLETQLATAANSVHVTEALMRWCDRLWCVPPSLLAASHRKPGPHRRNNHT from the exons AGGGCGAATTAGAGACTGAATGGCTCCAATCAGCTGGGCTGGCGTCCCTGGCGGCGCCCTTCCAGGCCGGGCTGGAGGTGTCCGAGGCTCAGCTCGGAGAGGCCGTCCGACCCCTGCCGAGGGAACAGGCGGCGGCGGTGAGGCGAAGAGTGAGGAGGCTCAATAGAACAGTCAGACGAAGACGGGCTGCCTCTCGAGCCAAGAAACCGGATATACGAGATGTCTTCAGAGACTTGGAG AACTCTAGTGGTAGCGAGCCTCGTTCCCGTAGTGCCACCCCCGATTCTCTGGACTCGCTGCCCAGCGGTGGGTCCGGCTCACCCCCCACTGAGTGGGCAGACACCGCCACGCCTCCAGATTTCGT CGACAGTTACCCAGTGGGAACCCACGCTCCCCTGGCCCGCACGCCTTCAGCCCCGGCCCGTAGAATCCGCGTTTCTCCTCCTGGACCTAACGCTCACTCCCCGCCCAGACCATGCCACGAGCTGTTCAAACCCAATGACCTGCACTGGGCCGACATAGCATCTAATACTG AAGGTATCGAGCTTCTGGGATACCAGAGATATGGAACCGTCCAAGGTCCCAGGATTGGCAAGGAACGTATCAATGGCACCATACTGAAGAGCAACGATCCTTTCAT AAAACATACGGCCGTGTCTCGGACCAAGAGTGCTGCGAGCGCTCAGCAGCCGCTCAGCTTCGAACATAAGTTCAATCTGGACCGACAGATGCTGGACCACGAGGAG gaGTGGCCGGAAGTGGACAGCACAGTCGACATAGAGACGGTCTCCGAGCCTCAGTTGAAGAAGCTGCAGCCGCTGCTGTGGCTGGAGCTGACCGCATTGTTCGACCGGTACTCGCTGCCCTTCCACAAGAGGAAGCCGCCCAAGAAGAAGAGGAAAGAAG AAGGAGCCGTGTTCGGCGTGTCCCTGGAGACGTTACTGAGGAAGGATATGTTATTGTGGGAGGAGACGTGGAGCTCCGTGCCGGCCGTGCTGAGGGCGCTCGCCTCCGCGCTCAGGGACCGCGCCGCACAATCCGGCCTGCTCAGGGTCCCCGGCAACAAGCACAAG ATCGAGGCGCTCTGTCAACTGATCGAGCGTCAGTGGTACGAGGACCGCTCGTCCGTGGAGTCAGCTCTCCACCGCGCCACGGGTCACGACCTCGCCGCCGTCTTCAAGCGTCTCCTGCGCTCCCTGCCCCAGCCGCCGCTCACACAGGAGCTCATGAGACTCTTCTACCAGACATACA CACTGTCGGGCGCCAGTCAAGGCCGCGCGCTGAACCTCCTCGTGCTGCTGCTGCCGGCCGAGCAGCGCGCCACACTCCGCGAGGTGCTGCGCCTGGTGCGGGAGATCGCCGCCATGGCCGACACCAACAAGATGAACGAACACAACGTAGCCATGATCATAGCGCCCGCCCTGTTCCCGCCCAG TCTCCTCATCAAGCAATCGGACAGCCTGGAGACTCAGCTGGCGACGGCGGCCAACAGTGTCCACGTGACGGAGGCTCTGATGCGATGGTGCGACCGTCTGTGGTGCGTACCTCCTTCACTGCTGGCAGCCTCACACCGCAAACCTGGACCCCACAGGAGGAACAATCACACTTGA
- the LOC116778140 gene encoding rho GTPase-activating protein conundrum isoform X3: MCVMGALCRFHAKYVIEGELETEWLQSAGLASLAAPFQAGLEVSEAQLGEAVRPLPREQAAAVRRRVRRLNRTVRRRRAASRAKKPDIRDVFRDLENSSGSEPRSRSATPDSLDSLPSGGSGSPPTEWADTATPPDFVDSYPVGTHAPLARTPSAPARRIRVSPPGPNAHSPPRPCHELFKPNDLHWADIASNTEGIELLGYQRYGTVQGPRIGKERINGTILKSNDPFIKHTAVSRTKSAASAQQPLSFEHKFNLDRQMLDHEEEWPEVDSTVDIETVSEPQLKKLQPLLWLELTALFDRYSLPFHKRKPPKKKRKEEGAVFGVSLETLLRKDMLLWEETWSSVPAVLRALASALRDRAAQSGLLRVPGNKHKIEALCQLIERQWYEDRSSVESALHRATGHDLAAVFKRLLRSLPQPPLTQELMRLFYQTYTLSGASQGRALNLLVLLLPAEQRATLREVLRLVREIAAMADTNKMNEHNVAMIIAPALFPPSLLIKQSDSLETQLATAANSVHVTEALMRWCDRLWCVPPSLLAASHRKPGPHRRNNHT, from the exons AGGGCGAATTAGAGACTGAATGGCTCCAATCAGCTGGGCTGGCGTCCCTGGCGGCGCCCTTCCAGGCCGGGCTGGAGGTGTCCGAGGCTCAGCTCGGAGAGGCCGTCCGACCCCTGCCGAGGGAACAGGCGGCGGCGGTGAGGCGAAGAGTGAGGAGGCTCAATAGAACAGTCAGACGAAGACGGGCTGCCTCTCGAGCCAAGAAACCGGATATACGAGATGTCTTCAGAGACTTGGAG AACTCTAGTGGTAGCGAGCCTCGTTCCCGTAGTGCCACCCCCGATTCTCTGGACTCGCTGCCCAGCGGTGGGTCCGGCTCACCCCCCACTGAGTGGGCAGACACCGCCACGCCTCCAGATTTCGT CGACAGTTACCCAGTGGGAACCCACGCTCCCCTGGCCCGCACGCCTTCAGCCCCGGCCCGTAGAATCCGCGTTTCTCCTCCTGGACCTAACGCTCACTCCCCGCCCAGACCATGCCACGAGCTGTTCAAACCCAATGACCTGCACTGGGCCGACATAGCATCTAATACTG AAGGTATCGAGCTTCTGGGATACCAGAGATATGGAACCGTCCAAGGTCCCAGGATTGGCAAGGAACGTATCAATGGCACCATACTGAAGAGCAACGATCCTTTCAT AAAACATACGGCCGTGTCTCGGACCAAGAGTGCTGCGAGCGCTCAGCAGCCGCTCAGCTTCGAACATAAGTTCAATCTGGACCGACAGATGCTGGACCACGAGGAG gaGTGGCCGGAAGTGGACAGCACAGTCGACATAGAGACGGTCTCCGAGCCTCAGTTGAAGAAGCTGCAGCCGCTGCTGTGGCTGGAGCTGACCGCATTGTTCGACCGGTACTCGCTGCCCTTCCACAAGAGGAAGCCGCCCAAGAAGAAGAGGAAAGAAG AAGGAGCCGTGTTCGGCGTGTCCCTGGAGACGTTACTGAGGAAGGATATGTTATTGTGGGAGGAGACGTGGAGCTCCGTGCCGGCCGTGCTGAGGGCGCTCGCCTCCGCGCTCAGGGACCGCGCCGCACAATCCGGCCTGCTCAGGGTCCCCGGCAACAAGCACAAG ATCGAGGCGCTCTGTCAACTGATCGAGCGTCAGTGGTACGAGGACCGCTCGTCCGTGGAGTCAGCTCTCCACCGCGCCACGGGTCACGACCTCGCCGCCGTCTTCAAGCGTCTCCTGCGCTCCCTGCCCCAGCCGCCGCTCACACAGGAGCTCATGAGACTCTTCTACCAGACATACA CACTGTCGGGCGCCAGTCAAGGCCGCGCGCTGAACCTCCTCGTGCTGCTGCTGCCGGCCGAGCAGCGCGCCACACTCCGCGAGGTGCTGCGCCTGGTGCGGGAGATCGCCGCCATGGCCGACACCAACAAGATGAACGAACACAACGTAGCCATGATCATAGCGCCCGCCCTGTTCCCGCCCAG TCTCCTCATCAAGCAATCGGACAGCCTGGAGACTCAGCTGGCGACGGCGGCCAACAGTGTCCACGTGACGGAGGCTCTGATGCGATGGTGCGACCGTCTGTGGTGCGTACCTCCTTCACTGCTGGCAGCCTCACACCGCAAACCTGGACCCCACAGGAGGAACAATCACACTTGA